One Dreissena polymorpha isolate Duluth1 chromosome 9, UMN_Dpol_1.0, whole genome shotgun sequence genomic window carries:
- the LOC127843776 gene encoding EGF domain-specific O-linked N-acetylglucosamine transferase-like isoform X4, whose product MSILFLDAHPFTPLDKAWDVIYSTPIRVGHLSQPVHYENFIWGVEERLMPFSEHVDPPIPYLEEFRTFVLDRFDLPTKDVLNCKKLRITFIVRRNAVYHPRNAEGNVGRKVFNEAEVVETLMKAFPGSHVQAALMEALPMKSQLEISSQTDLWIGMHGAGMTHIAFLPKHAAVLELFQKDFKVNRPWFVCFHSITMWRGMHYDSWENTDGNLEMPHDYTIVPTDVIAQKTQKLVEQMCPK is encoded by the coding sequence ATGTCCATTCTCTTTCTTGATGCCCATCCTTTCACGCCATTGGATAAAGCTTGGGATGTTATTTATAGCACACCAATCAGAGTTGGCCATCTAAGTCAACCGGTGCACTATGAGAACTTCATATGGGGAGTAGAGGAGAGACTTATGCCATTTAGTGAGCATGTTGATCCCCCAATTCCTTACCTAGAAGAATTTCGTACATTTGTGTTGGACCGATTTGATTTGCCTACAAAGGATGTGCTTAACTGTAAGAAATTACGCATCACTTTCATAGTGCGTAGAAATGCAGTGTATCATCCGAGAAACGCTGAAGGAAACGTTGGAAGAAAGGTCTTCAACGAAGCAGAAGTTGTGGAAACACTAATGAAGGCTTTTCCTGGTTCTCATGTACAGGCTGCCTTAATGGAAGCCCTCCCAATGAAGTCCCAACTGGAAATCAGCAGCCAGACAGACTTGTGGATTGGAATGCACGGAGCTGGCATGACCCACATTGCATTTCTACCAAAGCACGCAGCAGTGCTGGAACTCTTTCAGAAGGATTTTAAGGTGAACCGTCCCTGGTTTGTGTGTTTCCACAGCATAACAATGTGGCGAGGCATGCACTATGATTCTTGGGAGAACACCGATGGAAATCTAGAAATGCCTCATGACTATACCATTGTGCCTACAGATGTCATTGCTCAAAAGACACAGAAACTAGTGGAACAGATGTGCCCTAAATAG